The Paraburkholderia sp. PREW-6R genomic interval CTCGAAACGCTGATCCCGCCCAACACCGAATTACCCCATGCGCTTGGACCCGCTGCAATCCACCAGTTGCCGCAAGCGTTTCGCAACGACTATCTGCAGGCTTTCGCAGGCGCGCTGCATACCGTGTATTTATCGGCAGCGTGCGTCGTGCTGCTTGCGTTCGTGCTCGCATGGCTGCTGAAGGATCACCCGCTTCGCACGCGCTGATCGTTGCGCACGCATCCACTGTGCCGACCTCACATCCCCCGTATTCCGCTGATTAAAGCGCTTAATGACGAGGCTGACGCAGCGCCAGCCTCGTTGCATTCCGATACACCGGATGACGACCGCCGCGAAGTCGTCCCGACAACGCGACCGCGTTGCCCAACCGTTCAAAATGCCTTGCCGATGCGCGTTTTGCCGTCACAGGCGGTATTTCGTCGTACGTGGATATGTGCGCTAGCGCACACAGGATAGGTAGGAACGGCGATTGACGACTGAATTGAAACGCCACATATTGGTTGCAGCAGCGCAGCAAGACTTCTGCGTCGCCGACTCTCCGGTGCATGTGGATCGTGAATTCCGCGGATAGGACTCCTGCTTCAGCACGATCCGGAGCATGCCGTATCAGGCATTGATTTCCTCAGGCGGGTCCTTAGCATGTCCACCCAGACACTTCCTGGCCAAAGCTTTCCTACGCCCTGCAAAAGATGTGGAGGCGCTCTCTACCGGCAGGTCGATTATTGTCCGTACTGCGGCGCGGGTGATCCTCTCGACGCCGGTCCGCATAAACGCACGGTGATTCCCGGCAGCCGCGCTAGCGCGAGCGCCACGCCCAGGACTACGCCCAACAATCCGTTCGACGCGCCATTGGCCGACGGTGCCGGCTTCGCCTCGCGCGAAGCCAGAGCGGGCGACCCTGCTGCCGTGAAAGCCGCGCCACGCCCATCCGCCCTGTCGACGCCCGGCGTGTCCATTCCGCAGTCCGCCGAATCGTCCGTTGGATTGCCTGTCAGCCTTGGCCCGTCCGCCCGCACCACGCAACTTATTCGCAAGTCTTTGTTCTGTGCTGCGGCAGTTGTCGGCGTTGGCCTGGTGCTTGTCGGTTACGCGCTATTCCGCCCGGACGACGAGACGGATAGCAACGCCAACGATCAGGTATCGGACATTCAGGATGCCAGAACAACCGCCGGCACAATCGCGCCTTATACGCCGGCACTCGCGCCGAATCGTCAACGTCAGCTTAATAAGGCGATTGTCGCGACACCTGGCACACCGGCCACTCCCACGAAAGCCGCGCCTGCCATCCCCGTTACGCCGATCATGCCGCTCGTCGCTGCCGCCCCGGTCAAGCCGGCCAGCGCACAGTTCCGTGATGCCGGTCAGGCCGTGCAGGCTGCCCGTGTCGCATATCGTGCAAACAATCTGTCCGCCGCGCAATCCGCGCTTGCTGCCGCGCAAACTTTGCAACCCGACAATGCGGACGCGCTGAGTCTGTCGCTGGAACTGAAGCCCGCGATTGCGCGCCGCGACGCTGCGCTGCAAGCGGCGCAAGCCTGCTTCACGCAGCAGTCGTGGGCATGCGCACGCCAGCATGCGACCGATGCGCTCTCGATCGACAGCGGTAGTGACGCAGCCAGTTCGATGCTCGAGCGCGTCATCACGCAAACAGGTTGGGCGCCGCTCCACTCGCCCGCCGCAACGAGTGTCCCGTCCGCTGCACCGCTGCAAACGCAAGCGCTGGCAACGGTGCCCGCAGCGGCCGCGACACTGCAGGCGAAGCCGGCACCCGCGCAGATTTCGCCGCAGACACGGCTGCCTCAAGGACCGCCGGCTGGCAACGATACCTCTGCGATAGCCGCACGCCCCGCCCAACCGGCGCTCGATCCCAACAGTGTCGAGGCGCGCGAGCGTGCGATACGGGAATCGGGCTGGAACCGGGCGGCGCAGAACAGCGCGAAGCCGGCAGCCGGCTCGACGGCCAGCAAACAGCCATGATTTGATACGGATGCCGAAGTAATGATGGAAGCACGAAATGCACTCCGCAAGCGGTTACATAAGAGCTCCACTCTTGAGCCGGCATCGCATGCGCATCAGGAAAAACACTGATACGGCCACACGATCCGGTTGTCTGTGAGCGGCACCACACGTACAGAGCAGGCACAACGCGCTACACACGGGAAGGCGTCCATTCACCGATGCTTTGCTCGCGCCGTCGGGCGAGGCGATATCAATCTGACCGACAGGTAGAGAAAGACCATGCTGAAGAGACTTCTGGCAGGATGGCTGGGGATGGCGCTGATGCTCATGTCATCACTCGGATTCGCGGAGCCCGCGCATTACAAGATCGTCACCGGACCGGAGCGGGGCACCTATATTCAGTTTGGCCAGGATCTGGCGAAGTGGGTTGCCCAGCCGGCGGGGATCGACCTGGAAGTGATGGCTTCGAAAGGGTCAGCGGAGAATGTGCAGCGTATGCGCTTCGAGCCGGGCGTCAAGCTCGCGCTGGTGCAATCCGACGTGTATCAGGCTTACCTCGACATGGCGAACGCCGGCAATGCCGATGCGGGCACGGCGATCCGGCCGCTGCGGCTCATCATGCCGCTCTATGATGAAGAGATCAACGTCGTGGTGCGCGCGGATTCGCCAATGAAAACCTTCGCCGATATCAAGGACAAGACGATCAGCGTGGGCCTGCTCGGCAGCGGCACCGCGCAGTCGGCCACCACGCTGTATCACCTGATGTTCGGCCAGGCCATTCCCGAGCAGAACATCCAGCATCTGAGCAACGAGGACGCGCTCGCCGCGCTGATCGTGAAAAAAGTGGACGTGGCGATTATCGTCGTCGGGCAGCCGGCCAAGCTGTTCAACGACATGAATGCGGACCTTCTGCAACAGATCCGTCTGCTCAGAGTCGATCCGGCCGCACCTGAAACCGCGCGCGCGAGGCAAACTTACTTCCCAGCGACGATCCGCGCCACCAGCTACCCGAACTGGCTGAAGGAAGACGTGCCCACGCTGACGGTCAAAGCGTTTCTCGTCACCTATGACTATGGCTTGCGCGACACGGTCGTCAATCTGAATCATTTCGCCGATTCGCTGTGCACGAACTTCGACAGCCTGCAGGAGCACGGCCATCCGAAGTGGAAACAGGTGAAGCTCGAGTTGCCCACGCTCGTGCGCGGCTGGAAATATTATTCGCCGGTCGAGAAGCGTCTGCGCGCGTGTCTTGCGACGAGGAGCGCGGCGATCAACGCGACGGCGGCAACGACGGGTGCCCAGCCGGCGCAGAAACCGCGTTCTTCGTGCACGGACCAGGAGCGCCTGCTTCTGCTTTGCAAATGAGCGGCGCACGGTAAGCGCGAAGAGCGCGGCAAGCGGCGCGCGTTCGGCTCAGGCGCCCGCCCGCATCGCTGACGCAGCCGACGCATCCATCGCCCGCTGCAATGCCTCGTAGACTTTCGGACGATTGCATTGCGAGACGTTAAAGCGCAGGAAGCCGGCGGCCGACTGCGACGCGCTGAACACGTTGCCCGGCGCGAAGACCACGTCTTTCGCGAGCGCATGGCGCGCCACGTCGGCGGCGTCGAGCGAACCGGGCAAACGCGCCCACACGAACAGTCCCGCGCGCGGCCGCGTCCACAGTTCGAGGCCCGCATGACCGATGCGCGTGACCGTTTCGCCCATTGCATCGGCAAGTCTCGTGCGCATGGTTTCCAGATGGCGCCGGTATGTGCCGTCCACCAGCAGGCGATGCACCACGCTCGCCGCAAGTTGCCCGTTGCCGAACGACGTCGCGAGTTTCAGATCGATCAGCGGCTCGATCCACTCGGCGCTTGCTGCAATGTATCCGCAGCGCACGGCCGCCGACAGCGTCTTCGAAAAGCTGCCGATCGACACCACGCGCGACAGCCCGTCGAATGCGGCTAGACGCGGGGCGGCTTCGTCTTCAAAGTCGGCGAAAATGTCGTCTTCCACGATCAGCAGACCGTGCTCTCCTGCCAGCTTGAGCAGACGGTGTGCTACCGCTGGCGCGAGCGTTGCGCCGGTCGGATTGTGAATCGCGGAGTTCGTCACATAGAGCCGCGGACGGTGCTCGATCAACGCACGTTCGAATGCCACCAGATCCGGGCCGGTACGCGTGTAGGGCACACCCACCACGCGGGCGCGGTGAGCCCGCAGCAAAGCCTGAAAGTTGAAGTAGCACGGATCGTCGATCAGCACGGTGTCGCCCGGTTCGAGCAAAAAGCGGCACACGAGATCGAGCGCATGCGTGGCGCCGTCGGTCAGCACGATCTGCTCGGGCGACGCCTCCACGCCGTGCTGCGCAAGCCGCCACGCGAGTTGCTGACGCAGCGCGGGCAGGCCAGACGGACTGGCATATTCGGCAAGCGACGCCTGCGGGTCGCGCGCCACCGCGCGCAACGCGCGGCGCACGCCGTCCTCCGGCATCCACGAGGGCGGCATCCAGCCGCAACCCGGCTTCAATACGCCCGACGCTGCTTCGAGCGACTGACGCGTGAGCCATAACGGATCGACTTCGCGGTCGAGCCGCGGTCCGAGATCGGCCAGCGCAAGCGGCGGCGCGTGTCCCGACACGAAAAAGCCCGAGCCGCGCCGCGCGACGATCGCACCCTCCGCCACCAGCCGGTCATAAGCTTCCACGACCGTCGATTTCGACACGCCGAGTGCGTCCGTCATGACGCGAATCGATGGCACGCGCGCACCCGGCATCAGCGAGCGGCTTGCAATGCGCTCGCGCAGGTTGTGCATGACCGCGTCGACGCGCGTGGCCGGCTGCGCTGTCTGACCGGATTCATGGTCCGCCATCTGTACTGCTCCCTGTTTGGTACAGTTTGTACGAATTGTACTGATCCGTAGCTTACCTTTTCCGGTCCGGAAGTAGATGCTCAAGCGTTCCGGTTTTACTTACAGGCGCACTTTCATGGACAAACTGACGAGCGGATGGCTGAGCGGACTCATCGGCGTGTTGATATTCAGCGGCTCGCTGCCGGCCACGCGCATCGCAGTCCAGGGCCTCGACCCCGTGTTTCTGACTGTGGCCCGCGCGACGATTGCCGGCACACTCGGCCTCCTGCTGCTGGTCGTCTTCCGTCAGCCGAGGCCGGCGCGCGTCGACCTCGTGCCGCTCATGATCGTCGCGCTCGGCGTGGTGGTCGGCTTTCCGTTGCTGACCGCGCTGGCGCTGCAGCATGTGAACGCCGCACATGCGGTCGTGTTCGTCGGATTGCTGCCGGTCGCCACCGCGATTTTTGGTGTGCTGCGCGGCGGCGAGCGTCCGCAGCCGGCGTTCTGGCTCTTCTCCGCGCTCGGTAGCGGCGCGGTCGTCGCGTTCGCGGTGCGTCACGGGCTCAACGCTTCGCCGCTGGGCGACGCGTTGATGCTGGCCGCCATCATCGTATGCGGGCTGGGCTATGCGGAGGGCGCGCGTCTGTCGCGACGCCTCGGCGGCTGGCAGGTCATTTCGTGGGCGCTCGTGCTGTCCCTGCCGCTGATGGTGCCGCTCGCGTGGTGGACACGCCCCATGTCATTGGATGGCGTCAGTCACGCTGCGCTTTGGGGCCTCGCGTATGTGTCCCTCTTCAGCATGTTGATCGGCTTCGTGTTCTGGTATCGCGGCCTGGCGCTGGGCGGGATTGCGGGTGTCGGGCAACTGCAATTGCTGCAGCCGTTTTTCGGGCTGCTGCTGGCCGCCCTGCTGCTCGATGAAAAGGTGCCCCCGTCGATGGTTCTCGTTACGATCGCCGTGGTGGCCTGCGTCGCCGGGGCGCGGCGGTTTTCCCGAGCGGCACCGGCGCGATGAACAGGCGGCATCTCGCGTGGAGCTTCACGGTTGCGGTGGGGCATATCGTGTGGGCTTGATGCGGCCTTGAGTAAGGCCTTTAGTCCGGCCATTAGTACGGCCTTTAGTACGGCCGTTATTGCGACCTTCAATGCGGCCTTTAATGCGCCTTAAGCCCGCCTTCCAGCGCGACTTTCCACATCACATTCGCTGCAACTCGACGGCCGTTGTACTTCAAGGACCGGACCGGCGGCGGGATATGTCATCATTCCGGTGACCAG includes:
- a CDS encoding PLP-dependent aminotransferase family protein; the protein is MADHESGQTAQPATRVDAVMHNLRERIASRSLMPGARVPSIRVMTDALGVSKSTVVEAYDRLVAEGAIVARRGSGFFVSGHAPPLALADLGPRLDREVDPLWLTRQSLEAASGVLKPGCGWMPPSWMPEDGVRRALRAVARDPQASLAEYASPSGLPALRQQLAWRLAQHGVEASPEQIVLTDGATHALDLVCRFLLEPGDTVLIDDPCYFNFQALLRAHRARVVGVPYTRTGPDLVAFERALIEHRPRLYVTNSAIHNPTGATLAPAVAHRLLKLAGEHGLLIVEDDIFADFEDEAAPRLAAFDGLSRVVSIGSFSKTLSAAVRCGYIAASAEWIEPLIDLKLATSFGNGQLAASVVHRLLVDGTYRRHLETMRTRLADAMGETVTRIGHAGLELWTRPRAGLFVWARLPGSLDAADVARHALAKDVVFAPGNVFSASQSAAGFLRFNVSQCNRPKVYEALQRAMDASAASAMRAGA
- a CDS encoding DMT family transporter is translated as MDKLTSGWLSGLIGVLIFSGSLPATRIAVQGLDPVFLTVARATIAGTLGLLLLVVFRQPRPARVDLVPLMIVALGVVVGFPLLTALALQHVNAAHAVVFVGLLPVATAIFGVLRGGERPQPAFWLFSALGSGAVVAFAVRHGLNASPLGDALMLAAIIVCGLGYAEGARLSRRLGGWQVISWALVLSLPLMVPLAWWTRPMSLDGVSHAALWGLAYVSLFSMLIGFVFWYRGLALGGIAGVGQLQLLQPFFGLLLAALLLDEKVPPSMVLVTIAVVACVAGARRFSRAAPAR
- a CDS encoding TAXI family TRAP transporter solute-binding subunit; protein product: MLKRLLAGWLGMALMLMSSLGFAEPAHYKIVTGPERGTYIQFGQDLAKWVAQPAGIDLEVMASKGSAENVQRMRFEPGVKLALVQSDVYQAYLDMANAGNADAGTAIRPLRLIMPLYDEEINVVVRADSPMKTFADIKDKTISVGLLGSGTAQSATTLYHLMFGQAIPEQNIQHLSNEDALAALIVKKVDVAIIVVGQPAKLFNDMNADLLQQIRLLRVDPAAPETARARQTYFPATIRATSYPNWLKEDVPTLTVKAFLVTYDYGLRDTVVNLNHFADSLCTNFDSLQEHGHPKWKQVKLELPTLVRGWKYYSPVEKRLRACLATRSAAINATAATTGAQPAQKPRSSCTDQERLLLLCK